A portion of the Pseudomonas sp. PSE14 genome contains these proteins:
- a CDS encoding response regulator transcription factor, protein MSEEIQFEGEEQPHLLLVDDDATFTRVMARAMTRRGLRVSVASSAEEGLALAKEDLPDYAVLDLKMDGDSGLVLLPKLLELDPEMRVVILTGYSSIATAVEAIKRGATNYLCKPADADDVLTGLLSEHANLDTLVPENPMSVDRLQWEHIQRVLAEHDGNISATARALGMHRRTLQRKLQKRPVRR, encoded by the coding sequence CGAAGAGATCCAGTTCGAAGGCGAAGAGCAGCCCCACCTGTTGCTGGTGGACGACGATGCCACCTTTACCCGCGTCATGGCCCGCGCCATGACCCGCCGCGGGCTGCGGGTGTCGGTCGCCAGCTCCGCCGAAGAAGGCCTGGCCCTGGCCAAGGAGGACCTGCCCGATTACGCCGTGCTCGACCTGAAGATGGACGGTGATTCCGGTCTGGTGCTGCTGCCCAAGCTGCTGGAGCTGGACCCCGAGATGCGGGTGGTGATCCTCACCGGTTACTCCAGCATCGCCACTGCAGTGGAGGCCATCAAGCGCGGCGCCACCAACTACCTGTGCAAGCCGGCCGACGCCGACGACGTGCTGACCGGGCTGCTGTCCGAGCACGCCAACCTGGATACCCTGGTGCCGGAAAACCCCATGTCGGTGGATCGCCTGCAGTGGGAACATATCCAGCGCGTACTGGCCGAGCACGACGGCAACATCTCCGCGACCGCCCGTGCCCTGGGTATGCACCGGCGAACATTGCAGCGTAAGCTGCAGAAGCGCCCGGTGAGGCGTTAA
- a CDS encoding ABC transporter ATP-binding protein/permease, with the protein MTDSAEYRAANDAVRSHFFHRVWQLTAPYWRSEEKGTAWLLLIVVIALSLVGVALSVWLNSWYRDFYNALQNKDLKSFIHLMLMFCGIAAVFILTAVYRLYLTQMLTIRWRRWLTEKHFAAWLGDKNYYRLEQRGHTDNPDQRLSEDLNSFTDTTLTLGLGLIRNLVSLVSFSVILWGVSGSIELFGITIPGYMFWAALLYAAVGSWLTHLIARRLIGLNNRQQRFEADLRFGLVRVRENAESIALYNGEANENERLMTRFRNVWGNFWELMKVQKRLTFFSSGYAQIATVFPFIVAAPRYFSGQIQLGELMQINSAFGNVQDGLSWFIDAYASLATWRATCDRLLSFRGAMAETANESANIDVRKSGDNLQLQNLSLSLGSGRELLEPASLVVNPGEHVLIGGPSGGGKSTLLRAMSGLWRYGSGVVQMPEARCLFVPQKPYLPIGTLVQALSYPEQPDQHSVERLQEVLRLCRLEALVPRLDEADHWQRVLSPGEQQRLAIARALLYSPSWLFLDEATSALDEADEAAVYQVLLEQLPGVTLISIGHRGSLKRFHPRQLRLEDRRLREMEAVLPA; encoded by the coding sequence ATGACCGACAGCGCCGAATACCGCGCGGCGAACGACGCCGTTCGCAGCCATTTCTTCCACCGGGTCTGGCAACTCACCGCGCCCTACTGGCGCAGCGAAGAAAAGGGTACGGCCTGGCTGCTGCTGATCGTGGTGATCGCGCTGTCGCTGGTCGGCGTGGCCCTCAGCGTCTGGCTCAACAGCTGGTATCGCGACTTCTACAACGCCCTGCAGAACAAGGACCTGAAGAGTTTCATCCACCTGATGCTGATGTTCTGCGGCATTGCGGCGGTGTTCATTCTCACGGCGGTCTATCGCCTGTACCTGACTCAGATGCTCACCATCCGCTGGCGCCGCTGGCTGACGGAGAAGCACTTCGCCGCCTGGCTGGGGGACAAGAACTACTACCGCCTGGAGCAGCGCGGTCACACCGACAACCCCGACCAGCGTCTCTCCGAAGACCTCAACAGCTTCACCGACACCACCCTGACCCTTGGCCTGGGCCTGATCCGCAACCTGGTCAGCCTGGTGTCCTTCTCGGTGATCCTCTGGGGCGTGTCCGGCAGCATCGAGCTGTTCGGCATCACCATCCCCGGCTACATGTTCTGGGCCGCGCTGCTCTACGCGGCGGTCGGCAGCTGGCTGACCCACCTGATCGCCCGTCGCCTGATCGGCCTGAACAACCGCCAGCAGCGCTTCGAGGCGGACCTGCGTTTCGGCCTGGTGCGGGTGCGCGAGAACGCCGAGAGCATCGCCCTGTACAACGGCGAGGCCAACGAGAACGAACGGCTGATGACGCGCTTCCGCAATGTCTGGGGCAATTTCTGGGAACTGATGAAAGTCCAGAAGCGCCTGACCTTCTTCAGTTCCGGCTACGCGCAGATCGCCACCGTGTTTCCCTTCATCGTTGCCGCTCCGCGCTATTTCTCCGGGCAGATCCAGCTCGGCGAACTCATGCAGATCAACTCGGCATTCGGCAACGTGCAGGACGGTCTGAGCTGGTTCATCGATGCCTATGCCAGTCTCGCCACCTGGCGCGCTACCTGTGACCGTCTGCTGAGCTTCCGTGGCGCGATGGCCGAGACGGCCAACGAATCGGCCAATATCGACGTGCGCAAGAGCGGCGACAACCTGCAATTGCAGAACCTCAGCCTGAGCCTCGGCAGCGGCCGCGAGCTGCTGGAGCCGGCCAGTCTGGTGGTGAACCCCGGTGAACACGTGCTGATCGGCGGACCCTCCGGTGGCGGCAAGAGCACCCTGCTGCGCGCGATGAGCGGTCTGTGGCGCTACGGCAGTGGTGTGGTGCAGATGCCCGAGGCGCGCTGCCTGTTCGTGCCGCAGAAGCCCTACCTGCCGATCGGCACCCTGGTGCAGGCGCTGAGCTACCCGGAACAGCCCGACCAGCACAGCGTCGAGCGACTCCAGGAAGTCCTGCGCCTGTGCCGCCTGGAGGCGCTGGTCCCGCGCCTGGACGAAGCCGATCACTGGCAGCGGGTGCTGTCCCCCGGCGAGCAGCAACGCCTGGCCATCGCCCGCGCCTTGCTCTACTCCCCAAGCTGGCTGTTCCTCGACGAGGCCACCTCGGCCCTGGACGAGGCCGACGAAGCGGCGGTTTATCAGGTGCTGTTGGAACAACTGCCGGGCGTCACCCTGATCAGCATCGGCCACCGTGGCAGCCTCAAGCGTTTCCACCCCAGGCAGTTGCGTCTGGAAGATCGCCGGCTGCGGGAAATGGAGGCGGTACTGCCGGCCTGA
- a CDS encoding M23 family metallopeptidase has protein sequence MKSLSPSRQALTRSDLRLVDPRRLLLGAACVSLVVAVAAFAGGIWVGRAHVEPAAQPVVQAESSAEEPEERFAAERIGQLSGRLQVLEKDAAYLLQAVDSHEEIARKLSKLDPALAPQAKAPAARHPVDGEGGILLPPRPCAEPLPSADIEQNERSARCLRRVFDQLMDQVARRSADFMAIPARRPMEDARLGSPFGNRVDPFNRRLAFHSGQDFSAPTGSPIHAAAGGRVIVADRNPSYGNRVEIDHGNGLVTRYAHASKLLVKVGDVVLPGQEIAKVGSTGRSTGPHLHFEVLYHGEFVDPQNFLSLGGMEIDSDGLASD, from the coding sequence ATGAAGTCCCTTTCCCCGTCACGGCAGGCCCTGACCCGCTCGGACCTGCGTCTGGTCGATCCGCGCCGGCTCCTGCTGGGGGCTGCCTGCGTGTCGCTGGTGGTGGCCGTTGCGGCTTTTGCCGGCGGTATCTGGGTGGGGCGTGCCCATGTCGAGCCCGCAGCGCAACCCGTCGTTCAGGCCGAAAGCAGTGCCGAGGAGCCGGAAGAGCGCTTTGCCGCCGAGCGTATCGGCCAACTGTCCGGGCGCCTGCAGGTGCTGGAAAAGGACGCCGCCTACCTGCTGCAGGCCGTCGACAGCCATGAAGAGATCGCCCGCAAGCTGTCGAAGCTCGATCCCGCGCTGGCTCCGCAGGCCAAGGCGCCTGCGGCCCGGCATCCGGTTGACGGCGAGGGTGGCATCCTGCTGCCGCCGCGCCCCTGCGCCGAGCCACTGCCGTCGGCCGATATCGAGCAGAACGAGCGTTCCGCCCGCTGCCTGCGTCGCGTCTTCGATCAACTGATGGACCAGGTTGCCCGGCGCAGCGCCGATTTCATGGCCATCCCGGCCCGCCGGCCGATGGAGGACGCGCGCCTGGGCTCGCCCTTCGGCAACCGTGTCGACCCCTTCAATCGCCGCCTGGCCTTCCATTCCGGCCAGGACTTCTCGGCCCCCACGGGCAGTCCGATTCACGCCGCCGCCGGCGGTCGCGTGATCGTCGCCGACCGTAATCCCTCCTATGGCAACCGTGTCGAAATCGACCATGGCAATGGCCTGGTGACTCGCTACGCCCACGCCTCGAAGCTGCTGGTGAAGGTGGGCGATGTCGTGCTGCCGGGGCAGGAGATCGCCAAGGTGGGCTCCACAGGGCGGTCCACCGGGCCGCACCTGCATTTCGAGGTGCTCTACCACGGTGAGTTCGTCGACCCGCAGAACTTCCTCTCTCTGGGCGGCATGGAGATCGACAGTGATGGCCTGGCCTCGGACTAG